GCGCGACCTGGTCGAGCTGGGCGCGGGCGCGTTGCAGGCTGCTGTTGACCGACGCGGTGCTGGTGCCGAGCAGCTCGGCGACCTCCGCCGCGCGCCAGCGCAGCACCTCCCGCAGCAGCAGCACCGCGCGTTGCCGCGGCGGCAGGTGCTGCAGCGCGGCGACCAGCGCCAGCCGGGTGTGCTCCCGGGAGGTCACCACGTCGGCCGGGTCGTTCCCGGCGGGCAGCATCGCGTCCGGCACCGGTTCCAGCCAGGGCACTTCGCCGCGTTCCACCAGGTCCTCCGCCGGATCGGAGCTGGGATTGCCGAGCCCGGTGGGCAGCGGTCTGCGTCCCCTGCTCTCCAGCGCCGTCAGGCACGCGGTGGTCGCGATCCGGTGCAGCCAGGTGCGCAGCGACGACCGGCCTTCGAACCGGTCGTAGGCGCGCCAGGCGCGCAGGTAGGTCTCCTGCACGAGGTCCTCGGCGTCGTGCACCGACCCGAGCATCCGGTAGCAGTGCGCCAGCAGTTCCCGCCGGAACGGGTCCGCCTGCCGCAGGAATTCGTCGTCTTCGAGGTGCTTCGCCATGGTCATGGCCTTCCGCCTCCAACAGGGAGTTCCACTGTAGG
This window of the Saccharopolyspora gloriosae genome carries:
- a CDS encoding sigma-70 family RNA polymerase sigma factor, with translation MTMAKHLEDDEFLRQADPFRRELLAHCYRMLGSVHDAEDLVQETYLRAWRAYDRFEGRSSLRTWLHRIATTACLTALESRGRRPLPTGLGNPSSDPAEDLVERGEVPWLEPVPDAMLPAGNDPADVVTSREHTRLALVAALQHLPPRQRAVLLLREVLRWRAAEVAELLGTSTASVNSSLQRARAQLDQVAPAPESTTGPATPHQRALLEQWVTAFEAKDVPTIVELFTSDAVWEMPPFTGWYQGPEPIGRLIAQRCPAGPGDMRLVRTAANGQPAFGVYMRDERGDFQPFQLQVLTMRGDLVEHVAAFFDAALFETFGLPAQLLADIRAAR